A genomic window from Triticum urartu cultivar G1812 chromosome 7, Tu2.1, whole genome shotgun sequence includes:
- the LOC125525396 gene encoding probable L-type lectin-domain containing receptor kinase S.5, with amino-acid sequence MARHDSLRRFGASCLVAVLFLWLCAAFVCSAREQRPLRELEERVVVRSYGPYASFDRSDSATLQVLKDAIINGGALQLTPDTRNNDAYLVNKSGSVLLKQPFTIWHTLPDDETEVPGGGNGGTGTGRAPRPQPPRVRVVSFNSTFSMNVFYDKAVPGEGLAFVIAPSLDKPPPGSHGGFLGLTNATLQAAGPSKNRFVAIEFDTFNQSHDPSANHVGLDIGSVVSNATANLADFNITIATNAQTSANYTVWIEYDGVGRRVTVYMGGKGKPKPATPVLASPLDLSEHVPEQAYIGFTASTGTTFELNCILEWSMSIETFPKKEKKEWIILVAVFASVAVIATAIAAFFLARMSRARRKIQRSQTRLGHTLSHLPGMPREFSYEMLRKATKNFDERLRLGKGGYGVVYKGTLPAEHGQTEPSEVAVKKFIRDDARCVEDFVKEVDIINRLRHKNIVPLIGWCYKKGQLLLVYEYMPNGSLDQHLFRRGGAQEQRAVPLSWASRYGIVADVASGLHYVHHEYGRTVLHRDIKASNVMLDASFSARLGDFGLARVIDFDRSSFTDIGVAGTRGYIAPEYSVGHKATSQTDVFAFGALVLEVVTGRTALRDDATCPLLVDFVWRMHGRGALVGAVDQDLGTAGYDSDEANRLLLLGLACSSPNPGDRPTMPEVLQIVSKKAPPPEVPLFKPTFVWPPEGGAAHFSLSDIEMTTSSGGSYVGTGTGSSTRATQETSYDSFRQPPSAPNNSQEYFPALSSGR; translated from the exons ATGGCGCGGCACGACTCTCTCCGGCGCTTCGGCGCCAGCTGCCTCGTCGCCGTGCTGTTTCTCTGGCTCTGCGCCGCCTTCGTCTGCAGCGCGAGGGAGCAGCGGCCGCTGCGGGAGCTGGAGGAGCGGGTGGTGGTGAGGAGCTACGGCCCGTACGCTTCCTTCGACCGGAGCGACTCGGCCACCCTGCAGGTGCTCAAGGACGCCATCATCAACGGCGGCGCGCTCCAGCTCACGCCCGACACCCGCAACAACGACGCCTACCTCGTCAACAAGTCCGGCTCCGTCCTCCTCAAGCAGCCCTTCACGATCTGGCACACTCTCCCCGACGACGAGACCGAGGTCCCcggtggcggcaacggcggcacCGGCACCGGCCGTGCGccgcggccgcagcctccgcgtGTCCGTGTCGTGTCGTTCAACAGCACCTTCTCCATGAACGTGTTCTACGACAAGGCGGTCCCCGGCGAGGGCCTGGCGTTCGTCATCGCGCCCTCGCTCGACAAGCCGCCTCCCGGCAGCCACGGCGGGTTCCTCGGCCTCACCAACGCGACGCTGCAGGCCGCCGGCCCATCCAAGAACCGCTTCGTGGCGATCGAGTTCGACACCTTCAACCAGAGCCACGACCCGAGCGCTAACCACGTCGGCCTCGACATCGGCAGCGTCGTGTCCAACGCCACGGCCAACCTCGCCGACTTCAACATCACCATCGCCACCAACGCCCAGACGTCCGCCAACTACACCGTCTGGATCGAGTACGACGGCGTGGGCCGGCGTGTCACGGTGTACATGGGCGGCAAGGGGAAACCGAAGCCGGCGACCCCGGTCCTGGCCAGCCCGCTGGACCTCAGCGAGCACGTCCCCGAGCAGGCATACATCGGCTTCACGGCTTCCACGGGCACCACCTTCGAGCTCAACTGCATCCTGGAATGGAGCATGTCAATCGAGACCTTCCccaagaaggagaagaaggagtgGATAATCCTCGTCGCCGTCTTCGCGTCCGTCGCCGTGATCGCCACCGCCATTGCCGCCTTCTTCCTGGCCAGAATGTCGCGGGCGAGGCGCAAGATACAGAGGAGCCAGACGCGGCTGGGGCACACGCTGAGCCACCTCCCGGGGATGCCGAGGGAGTTCTCGTACGAGATGCTGAGGAAGGCGACCAAGAACTTCGACGAGCGGCTGCGGCTGGGGAAAGGAGGGTACGGCGTCGTGTACAAGGGGACGCTCCCTGCCGAGCACGGCCAGACGGAGCCGTCGGAGGTCGCCGTGAAGAAGTTCATCCGGGATGATGCCAGGTGCGTCGAGGACTTCGTCAAGGAGGTGGACATCATCAACCGCCTTCGCCACAAGAACATCGTGCCCCTCATTG GTTGGTGTTACAAGAAAGGGCAGCTGCTGCTGGTGTACGAGTACATGCCCAACGGCAGCCTCGACCAGCACCTCTTCCGGCGCGGCGGCGCCCAGGAGCAGCGGGCGGTGCCGCTCAGCTGGGCGAGCCGCTACGGCATCGTCGCCGACGTTGCCTCTGGCCTGCACTACGTGCACCACGAGTATGGCCGCACGGTGCTCCACCGCGACATCAAGGCCAGCAACGTCATGCTGGACGCGTCCTTCTCGGCGCGCCTCGGGGACTTCGGCCTCGCCCGCGTCATCGACTTCGACCGGAGCTCCTTCACCGACATCGGCGTCGCCGGCACGCGCGGTTACATCGCGCCGGAGTACTCCGTGGGGCACAAGGCCACGAGCCAGACGGACGTGTTCGCCTTCGGCGCGCTCGTGCTGGAGGTCGTCACGGGCCGCACCGCGCTGCGCGACGATGCGACCTGCCCGCTGCTGGTTGACTTCGTGTGGCGGATGCACGGCCGCGGCGCGCTGGTCGGGGCCGTGGACCAGGATCTCGGCACGGCAGGGTACGACTCCGACGAGGCCAACAGGCTGCTGCTCCTCGGACTCGCGTGCAGCAGCCCCAACCCCGGGGACAGGCCCACCATGCCGGAGGTGCTGCAGATCGTGTCCAAGAaggcgccgccgccggaggtgCCGCTGTTCAAGCCGACCTTCGTGTGGCCGCCGGAAGGGGGAGCGGCGCACTTCAGCCTGAGCGACATCGAGATGACGACGAGCAGCGGGGGCAGCTACGTCGGCACAGGCACTGGTTCGTCGACGCGCGCGACGCAGGAGACATCCTACGACAGCTTCCGGCAGCCGCCCTCGGCACCAAACAACAGCCAGGAGTACTTCCCCGCTCTGTCCTCCGGCCGGTGA